Proteins from a single region of Streptomyces griseiscabiei:
- a CDS encoding ABC transporter substrate-binding protein, protein MLKRSPLRGFGRPTAALLTVVLGTGLLAACGDADTAKGSDTAQAGADSAAFPRTLKTVMGDVEIPSQPKKVVVLDTGELDDVTLLGIDPVGAVAPHFKTEGGFPAYLEGDLKNTTDVGPLLEPNLEKIASLKPDLILSSKVRHEKVYDKLSAIAPTVFTETTGGVWKENLKVHAEALGLEDEAAAELKEYETRAEALGAAVKKKDGTLPTVSVVRFVAGPTRLYASNSYSGVVLDDVGFQRPKSQISDDPAVTMKDVSPEEIDQADADLIFVTTADTPDKTQQKQVTSNPVWKDLPAVKDGKVVEVPDETWMSGIGVQAAEEMLADIAKATGVDLPKQ, encoded by the coding sequence ATGCTCAAGCGATCCCCCCTGCGCGGATTCGGCCGACCCACCGCCGCGCTTCTCACCGTCGTCCTCGGCACCGGCCTCCTGGCCGCCTGCGGCGACGCCGACACGGCGAAGGGGAGCGACACCGCCCAGGCCGGCGCCGACAGCGCCGCCTTCCCGCGCACCCTCAAGACCGTGATGGGTGACGTCGAGATCCCGTCGCAGCCCAAGAAGGTCGTCGTCCTCGACACCGGCGAGCTGGACGACGTCACCCTGCTCGGCATCGACCCGGTCGGCGCCGTCGCCCCGCACTTCAAGACGGAGGGCGGCTTCCCGGCGTACCTGGAGGGCGACCTCAAGAACACGACGGACGTCGGCCCACTGCTGGAGCCGAACCTGGAGAAGATCGCCTCCCTGAAGCCCGATCTGATCCTGTCCTCCAAGGTCCGCCACGAGAAGGTCTACGACAAGCTCAGCGCCATCGCCCCGACCGTGTTCACCGAGACCACCGGCGGTGTGTGGAAGGAGAACCTCAAGGTCCACGCCGAGGCACTGGGCCTGGAGGACGAGGCCGCGGCCGAGCTGAAGGAGTACGAGACCCGGGCCGAGGCGCTCGGCGCGGCCGTCAAGAAGAAGGACGGCACCCTGCCGACCGTCTCCGTCGTCCGCTTCGTCGCCGGCCCGACCCGTCTGTACGCCTCCAACTCCTACAGCGGAGTCGTCCTCGACGACGTCGGCTTCCAGCGCCCGAAGTCGCAGATCTCCGACGACCCGGCCGTCACCATGAAGGACGTCAGCCCGGAGGAGATCGACCAGGCCGACGCCGACCTGATCTTCGTCACCACCGCCGACACCCCGGACAAGACCCAGCAGAAGCAGGTCACCTCCAACCCGGTCTGGAAGGACCTGCCCGCCGTCAAGGACGGCAAGGTCGTCGAGGTCCCGGACGAGACCTGGATGTCCGGCATCGGCGTCCAGGCCGCCGAGGAGATGCTCGCCGACATCGCCAAGGCCACCGGCGTCGACCTCCCGAAGCAGTAA
- a CDS encoding ABC transporter ATP-binding protein → MPPTNQLSTQHLDLRYGDRLVVGGLDLTLPGGAVTAIVGPNACGKSTLLRGLSRLLAPTAGSVTLDGADIHRMPARALALRMGLLPQQPVTPEAITVEALVRLGRYPHQRLLSPWSTTDQRAVDEALERTGTAALRDRPVDALSGGQRQRAWIALALAQDTELLLLDEPTTFLDLRHQLDVLDLVAALHSEAGRTVVMVLHDLGQAARYADHMVVLKDGRLAAAGPPADVLDADLVRSVFDVDCRVVPDPETGTPLVVPKGRASRHTPEPATP, encoded by the coding sequence ATGCCCCCCACCAACCAGCTCTCCACCCAGCACCTCGACCTGCGCTACGGCGACCGCCTCGTCGTCGGCGGGCTCGACCTGACGCTGCCCGGCGGGGCCGTGACCGCGATCGTCGGCCCCAACGCCTGCGGTAAGTCAACCCTGTTGAGAGGCCTCAGCCGACTGCTCGCACCCACCGCCGGATCGGTCACCCTCGACGGCGCCGACATCCACCGCATGCCGGCCCGCGCACTGGCCCTCCGCATGGGCCTGCTCCCGCAGCAGCCGGTCACCCCGGAGGCCATCACCGTCGAGGCGCTCGTACGACTCGGCCGCTACCCGCACCAACGGCTGCTGAGCCCCTGGTCCACCACCGACCAGCGGGCCGTGGACGAGGCGCTGGAGCGCACCGGGACGGCCGCACTGCGGGACCGGCCCGTCGACGCGCTCTCCGGCGGCCAGCGCCAACGCGCCTGGATCGCCCTGGCGTTGGCGCAGGACACAGAGCTGCTCCTGCTCGACGAACCGACCACCTTCCTCGACCTGAGACACCAGCTCGACGTCCTCGACCTGGTCGCCGCCCTGCACAGCGAGGCCGGCCGCACCGTGGTGATGGTGCTGCACGACCTCGGACAGGCCGCCCGCTACGCCGACCACATGGTCGTGCTCAAGGACGGACGCCTCGCCGCCGCGGGCCCACCGGCCGACGTACTCGACGCGGACCTGGTCAGGTCCGTGTTCGACGTGGACTGCCGGGTCGTCCCCGACCCGGAGACCGGCACCCCGCTGGTCGTCCCGAAGGGCCGCGCGTCCCGGCACACCCCCGAGCCCGCGACCCCCTGA
- a CDS encoding (2Fe-2S)-binding protein yields MTVAHLETSQADTATHVPELLAAAYRRLDGLCEALSVRVAVPAARTAGRTVGLMEGQATVEAFVDAEAARIQDRYAHSAPRHVAASRALHDYAWSVGLLMSGVWFLERRVPRVAPGDIRVDLATGMFEIAPGSELVCLPDDPALALPGARAVAHQEALRAELRAAVADHMGPVLDAIGPYARRGSRALWGLVSDDLVSGLWYLGRMRGDEAAGVRAATAVLPTAHAPFPGGADFRSLRTGDGREHPTRTRMGCCLYYTIRPAEACSTCPRTCDAERLRRLEG; encoded by the coding sequence ATGACCGTGGCCCACCTGGAGACCTCCCAGGCCGACACCGCCACGCACGTCCCGGAACTCCTCGCCGCCGCCTATCGCCGCCTGGACGGACTGTGCGAGGCGCTGTCCGTCCGGGTCGCCGTGCCCGCGGCCCGAACCGCGGGCCGCACGGTCGGCCTGATGGAGGGTCAGGCGACCGTCGAGGCCTTCGTCGACGCGGAGGCCGCCCGCATCCAGGACCGCTACGCCCACTCGGCGCCCCGGCATGTCGCCGCCTCGCGCGCCCTGCACGACTACGCCTGGTCGGTCGGCCTGCTGATGAGCGGTGTCTGGTTCCTGGAGCGGCGCGTGCCCCGGGTCGCGCCGGGCGACATACGGGTCGACCTCGCGACCGGCATGTTCGAGATCGCCCCCGGCTCCGAGTTGGTCTGCCTCCCGGACGACCCGGCGCTCGCCCTGCCCGGCGCCCGCGCGGTCGCCCATCAGGAGGCGCTGCGCGCGGAGTTGAGGGCCGCCGTCGCGGACCATATGGGTCCGGTGCTGGACGCGATCGGCCCGTACGCCCGCCGGGGGTCACGCGCGCTGTGGGGTCTGGTCTCCGACGACCTGGTCTCCGGCCTCTGGTATCTGGGCCGGATGAGGGGCGACGAGGCCGCCGGTGTCCGGGCCGCCACGGCGGTTCTCCCCACCGCCCACGCCCCCTTCCCCGGCGGCGCCGACTTCCGTTCGCTCCGGACCGGCGACGGCCGCGAACACCCGACCCGCACCCGCATGGGCTGCTGCCTCTACTACACGATCCGCCCCGCCGAGGCCTGTTCCACCTGCCCGCGCACCTGCGACGCGGAACGGCTGCGACGGCTGGAGGGCTGA
- a CDS encoding FecCD family ABC transporter permease — MAPMTTPAMPHEAAVRRHTRRRTPGRARLLGYGTVGLLALFALLTVSVSTGETDMPASTALRALIGLGDPGDVLVVREFRAPRAVAALVAGAGLGAAGCVLQRLFRNPLASPDVMGVTGGASLGAVALLAAGASQLLIPVGALAGGLLSALLLGVFAWRSGLAVTRLVLTGLAVQAGLAAAVNLMIVRFPAELAGSALQWTTGSVYGRTWTEVWGAGAAVLLALAAALITHRRLALLDLGDDSAGALGLDTSAARLQLLLVAITLASLAAALAGPVTFVALAVPHIVRFLTGPPTAATLALAALTGAVLLLAADLVVQHLLPVEGLPVGAATATLGAPWLLVLMFRGGAVVRGRGV, encoded by the coding sequence ATGGCCCCCATGACGACGCCCGCGATGCCCCACGAAGCGGCCGTACGCCGCCACACGCGCCGCCGCACACCGGGCCGCGCCCGCCTCCTCGGGTACGGCACGGTCGGCCTCCTCGCCCTGTTCGCCCTGCTCACGGTCTCCGTCTCCACGGGCGAGACGGACATGCCCGCGTCCACGGCACTCCGTGCGCTGATCGGGCTCGGCGACCCCGGCGATGTGCTGGTGGTGCGGGAGTTCCGGGCGCCGCGTGCCGTCGCCGCCCTCGTGGCCGGTGCCGGACTGGGTGCCGCGGGCTGTGTCCTGCAACGGCTGTTCCGCAACCCGCTCGCCTCCCCGGACGTGATGGGCGTGACGGGCGGCGCCTCGCTCGGCGCGGTCGCGCTGCTGGCCGCCGGAGCCTCCCAACTGCTCATCCCCGTGGGCGCGTTGGCCGGAGGCCTGCTCTCCGCCCTGCTGCTCGGTGTGTTCGCCTGGCGGTCGGGGCTGGCCGTCACCCGGCTCGTCCTCACCGGCCTCGCCGTCCAGGCGGGCCTGGCCGCCGCGGTCAACCTGATGATCGTGCGCTTCCCGGCCGAACTGGCGGGCTCGGCGCTCCAGTGGACCACCGGGTCGGTGTACGGCCGGACCTGGACGGAGGTCTGGGGGGCGGGCGCCGCCGTCCTGCTCGCCCTGGCCGCCGCGCTGATCACCCACCGCCGTCTCGCCCTGCTCGACCTGGGCGACGACTCGGCCGGCGCGCTCGGCCTCGACACCTCCGCCGCCCGCCTTCAACTCCTTCTCGTCGCCATCACCTTGGCCTCGCTGGCCGCCGCGCTCGCCGGCCCCGTCACCTTCGTCGCCCTCGCCGTCCCGCACATCGTCCGCTTCCTCACCGGCCCGCCCACCGCGGCGACGCTCGCGCTGGCCGCGCTCACCGGGGCGGTGCTGTTGCTGGCCGCGGATCTTGTCGTCCAGCATCTGCTTCCCGTCGAGGGACTGCCGGTCGGCGCGGCGACGGCGACGCTCGGGGCGCCGTGGCTGCTGGTGCTGATGTTCCGGGGCGGTGCGGTGGTGCGGGGGAGGGGGGTGTGA
- a CDS encoding FecCD family ABC transporter permease — protein MPPRALRHLPLFLGGIGALALCAALSLALGARSVPLSTVLDALSGHGEGRDALVVTGLRLPRTVIGLAVGAALGVAGAVAQGVTRNPLASPTTLGINAGAGFAVVVAIFALKLNDPVAYVWFAFAGAAGAAVLAQALSRRAGDIDPVRLALGGTVLQLVLLSWTSAVMLASRRTLDEARFWLAGSIAGRPLDTLWPVLPTLVLGLLLAGAVAPALNALALGDDSAQALGVPVTRVRLAGGIAVVLLAGSAVAVAGPVAFIGLAAPHLVRPLLGGDHRLLIPGCLIAGPLLLLTADILGRLVVRPAELEVGIVTAFLGAPLLAVLARKVAR, from the coding sequence GTGCCCCCGCGTGCCCTGAGGCACCTGCCCCTGTTCCTCGGCGGAATCGGCGCGCTGGCGCTCTGTGCCGCGCTGAGCCTCGCCCTCGGAGCCCGCTCCGTCCCCCTGTCCACTGTCCTCGACGCACTGTCAGGACATGGAGAGGGCCGGGACGCTTTGGTGGTGACGGGCCTTCGGCTGCCGCGCACGGTCATCGGCCTCGCGGTCGGCGCCGCGCTCGGCGTCGCGGGCGCCGTGGCACAGGGCGTCACCCGCAACCCGCTCGCCTCACCGACCACCCTGGGAATCAACGCCGGCGCGGGCTTCGCGGTCGTCGTCGCCATCTTCGCGCTGAAGCTCAACGACCCCGTCGCATACGTGTGGTTCGCCTTCGCCGGGGCCGCGGGGGCGGCGGTCCTCGCCCAGGCGCTGTCCCGCCGCGCCGGGGACATCGACCCCGTACGGCTCGCCCTCGGCGGCACCGTGCTCCAACTCGTGCTGCTGTCCTGGACGTCGGCGGTCATGCTGGCCAGCCGGCGCACCCTCGACGAGGCACGCTTCTGGCTGGCCGGGTCCATCGCCGGACGCCCACTCGACACCCTCTGGCCGGTCCTGCCGACCCTCGTGCTCGGACTGCTGCTCGCCGGGGCCGTCGCCCCCGCCCTCAACGCCCTCGCCCTGGGCGACGACTCGGCCCAGGCACTCGGCGTCCCCGTCACCCGCGTCCGGCTCGCCGGCGGCATCGCGGTCGTCCTCCTCGCCGGATCGGCCGTCGCCGTGGCGGGCCCGGTCGCCTTCATCGGACTCGCCGCACCCCACCTCGTCCGCCCCCTCCTCGGCGGCGACCACCGGCTCCTGATCCCCGGCTGCCTGATCGCCGGACCTCTGCTCCTCCTCACCGCCGACATCCTCGGCCGCCTGGTCGTCCGCCCCGCGGAACTGGAGGTCGGCATCGTCACCGCGTTCCTCGGCGCGCCCCTGCTGGCCGTGCTCGCCCGGAAGGTCGCCCGATGA